A region from the Pelagovum pacificum genome encodes:
- a CDS encoding alpha-mannosidase has protein sequence MPLNNTQRLDRIKVRIAELAHWRERESVPVDGWTVNGAPIAVGDGWPTREGVLKFAGSAQVPDGWPLSDTRLMLNLGGESLITLTYPDGTARSFGLDPYHQEFPLAAQSVEIASDSVARLPFGEPVREPRVQWARLSWIDKPVHELHLLLRQIAEACDALGDHEVCPHLLTAAEDALRSLDWPSDGPDYVSRTSSAVMQQKIWQLPELKENPAGLDDASRKTVEDALASLTAQLSELAERFPPQGKILLTGHAHIDLAWLWPYAETRRKARRTFHTALGLMETSKDFHFNQSTAHYYHQLESDDPELLESIKPYVKEGRWETIGGMWVEPDTNMPTGESLVRQVLYGQRYFEKTFGVRHDVCWLPDCFGFSPALPQILKQGGIDNFFTIKVNWSETNRFPYDLFWWEGLDGSRVLAHTFDNPMQGYNGFVRPDCHVPTWKNFRGKEVHDETLLAVGYGDGGGGTTPEMVEREVQLRDFPALPSARWGRIDEFYARARAAEPETRYPVWAGEIYLELHRATLTTQSHVKRMHRRAERSLITAETLESFATLLGGDAPQNLETSWHHVLKNEFHDILPGSGIKEINDDAVNELTEAYDTGIAAQDAAMGAIAGLLPKGDAAKAIVVANPTSSPLALNVATDGGYLSSEDTVPALGVAVFDLAKLEPASGLQASEEVLENAHLKATIGKDGTVTSLIHKATGREALADRGNQLWVYPADKPRNWDAWDIEDDYARKGVELTEVESRELVESGPHRAALRIVKRYRASTVTQTYILTASGRRLDIETTIDWHDRRTMLRTLTPANIRARRATFECAHGVVERTTHTNTSWDAAQFEVPAHRFADLSEPDFGVALLNDAKYGHSVKGNLLGLSLVRGPVYPDPLADEGEQTFTYALYPHTGAWHEGGVRQQAEALNQPLPSVTASGLAAGAHALVTLDGVEVALSGLKGAEDGSGLILRVNEPAGRSGALSPTLPDGWSVGERVNVLEEAAEGDALAPLTPFELRSWKIKRG, from the coding sequence ATGCCACTGAACAACACGCAACGCCTCGACCGGATCAAGGTCAGGATCGCGGAACTCGCCCACTGGCGCGAGCGCGAATCCGTCCCGGTCGACGGCTGGACCGTCAACGGCGCACCGATCGCCGTAGGTGACGGCTGGCCGACCCGCGAGGGCGTGCTCAAATTCGCTGGCAGCGCGCAGGTTCCGGACGGCTGGCCGTTGTCGGACACGCGACTGATGCTGAACCTCGGCGGCGAGAGCCTCATCACGCTGACCTATCCCGACGGGACCGCGCGCAGCTTCGGCCTCGACCCCTATCACCAGGAATTCCCGCTCGCCGCGCAGTCGGTGGAGATCGCCTCCGACAGCGTCGCCCGCCTGCCCTTCGGCGAGCCGGTGCGCGAGCCGCGCGTCCAGTGGGCGCGCCTGTCCTGGATCGACAAGCCGGTTCACGAGCTGCACCTGCTGCTGCGCCAGATCGCCGAAGCCTGCGATGCGCTCGGCGATCACGAGGTCTGCCCGCACCTGCTGACCGCCGCCGAAGACGCGCTGCGGTCGCTCGACTGGCCGTCAGACGGGCCCGACTACGTCTCCCGCACCTCGTCTGCCGTCATGCAGCAGAAGATCTGGCAGCTGCCGGAGCTGAAGGAGAACCCCGCCGGGCTGGACGACGCCAGCCGCAAGACAGTCGAAGATGCACTCGCGTCGCTTACCGCACAATTGTCCGAGCTCGCCGAACGCTTCCCGCCGCAGGGGAAGATCCTGCTGACCGGACATGCGCACATCGACCTCGCGTGGCTCTGGCCCTATGCCGAAACCCGGCGCAAGGCGCGGCGCACGTTCCACACGGCGCTTGGCCTGATGGAGACCTCGAAGGACTTCCACTTCAACCAGTCGACCGCGCATTACTACCACCAGCTCGAAAGCGACGACCCGGAGCTGCTGGAGTCGATCAAACCCTACGTGAAGGAAGGCCGGTGGGAGACGATCGGCGGCATGTGGGTCGAGCCCGACACCAACATGCCGACGGGGGAAAGCCTCGTGCGGCAGGTGCTCTACGGACAGCGCTATTTCGAGAAGACCTTCGGCGTCCGCCACGACGTCTGCTGGCTGCCGGACTGCTTCGGCTTCTCCCCCGCGCTGCCGCAGATCCTGAAGCAGGGCGGTATCGACAACTTCTTCACCATCAAGGTGAACTGGTCGGAGACGAACCGCTTTCCCTACGACCTGTTCTGGTGGGAAGGGCTCGACGGATCCCGCGTTCTCGCACACACGTTCGACAACCCGATGCAGGGCTACAACGGCTTCGTCCGGCCCGACTGCCATGTGCCGACGTGGAAGAACTTCCGCGGCAAGGAAGTGCATGACGAGACGCTTCTCGCGGTCGGCTACGGCGACGGCGGCGGCGGCACGACGCCCGAGATGGTCGAACGCGAGGTGCAGCTGCGCGACTTCCCTGCCCTGCCGAGCGCCCGCTGGGGCCGCATTGACGAGTTCTACGCCCGTGCCCGTGCGGCGGAGCCGGAGACCCGCTATCCGGTCTGGGCCGGCGAGATCTACCTCGAACTGCACCGTGCGACTCTCACCACGCAGAGCCACGTCAAGCGGATGCACCGCCGGGCCGAACGGTCGCTCATCACCGCCGAAACGCTCGAGAGCTTCGCCACCCTGCTCGGCGGCGACGCGCCGCAGAACCTCGAGACGAGCTGGCACCATGTCCTCAAGAACGAGTTCCACGACATCCTGCCCGGCTCGGGCATCAAGGAGATCAACGATGACGCGGTGAACGAGCTGACGGAAGCCTACGACACGGGCATCGCCGCGCAGGACGCCGCGATGGGAGCGATTGCCGGGCTGCTGCCGAAGGGTGATGCGGCGAAGGCCATCGTGGTGGCGAACCCCACGAGCTCTCCGCTCGCGCTCAACGTGGCGACCGATGGTGGCTACCTGTCGAGCGAGGATACGGTCCCCGCGCTTGGCGTCGCGGTCTTCGACCTCGCCAAGCTGGAACCGGCCTCCGGGCTTCAGGCCAGCGAAGAGGTGCTGGAGAACGCGCACCTCAAGGCGACCATCGGCAAGGACGGCACGGTGACGAGCCTGATCCACAAGGCGACGGGCCGCGAGGCGCTGGCAGACCGGGGCAACCAGCTCTGGGTCTACCCGGCGGACAAGCCGCGCAACTGGGACGCGTGGGACATCGAGGACGACTATGCCCGCAAGGGTGTCGAGCTCACCGAGGTCGAAAGCCGCGAGTTGGTCGAGTCCGGCCCGCATCGCGCGGCCTTGCGGATCGTCAAGCGCTACCGCGCCTCCACCGTGACGCAGACCTACATCTTGACGGCAAGCGGCCGGCGGCTCGACATCGAGACGACGATCGACTGGCACGACCGCCGTACGATGCTGCGCACGCTCACGCCGGCAAACATCCGCGCCCGCCGCGCGACGTTCGAGTGCGCGCACGGCGTGGTGGAGCGGACGACCCACACCAACACCTCCTGGGATGCGGCGCAGTTCGAGGTGCCGGCGCATCGCTTCGCCGACCTCAGCGAGCCGGACTTTGGCGTCGCGCTGCTGAACGACGCGAAGTACGGCCACAGCGTGAAGGGCAACCTGCTGGGACTTAGCCTCGTCCGGGGGCCGGTCTATCCCGACCCGCTCGCCGACGAAGGCGAGCAGACCTTCACCTACGCGCTCTACCCGCACACCGGAGCGTGGCACGAGGGCGGCGTCCGCCAACAGGCTGAAGCGCTGAACCAGCCGCTGCCGTCGGTGACGGCCTCCGGCCTCGCCGCCGGGGCGCACGCGCTCGTCACGCTGGACGGGGTTGAAGTCGCGCTGTCCGGCCTGAAGGGGGCCGAGGATGGCTCCGGCCTGATCCTGCGGGTGAACGAGCCGGCAGGGCGGAGCGGAGCGCTGTCCCCCACCCTGCCCGATGGCTGGTCGGTCGGCGAACGGGTCAACGTGCTCGAAGAGGCGGCCGAAGGTGACGCGCTCGCCCCGCTCACGCCGTTCGAGCTGCGCTCGTGGAAGATCAAGCGCGGGTGA
- a CDS encoding carbohydrate ABC transporter permease, whose protein sequence is MTHKTRERILDVLTYLFMLVMFLFFAVPLLWLLSLSLRDITEVFLGVSRFIPENPTLENFRQVLTNSYFPMYLWNGLKLACLGAVGCLIVAAPAAYAFSRFEFRFKGAWLMALLAFQMISPLVIMVPLYRYMSALNLIDTHFAVVMVYIAVGVPLATWLLKGFIDGIPRSLDEAALIDGCNRFSVFWRIILPLSAPGIASAFIITVIAGWSQFLVPYLLLTRDDLMPIAAGIFNFAGTQNASTVQVLAAACLISVLPAIVVFLSLQRLILGSIMSGAVKG, encoded by the coding sequence ATGACCCACAAGACGCGCGAACGTATCCTCGACGTCCTCACCTACCTCTTCATGCTGGTGATGTTCCTGTTCTTCGCGGTGCCGCTGTTGTGGCTGCTGTCGCTGTCGCTGCGCGACATCACCGAGGTCTTCCTCGGCGTGAGCCGTTTCATCCCGGAGAACCCGACGCTCGAGAACTTCCGGCAGGTGCTGACCAACAGCTACTTCCCGATGTACCTCTGGAACGGGCTGAAGCTGGCCTGCCTGGGCGCGGTCGGCTGCCTGATCGTTGCGGCCCCGGCGGCCTATGCCTTCTCGCGGTTCGAATTCCGCTTCAAGGGCGCGTGGCTGATGGCGCTGCTGGCGTTCCAGATGATCTCTCCGCTGGTCATCATGGTCCCCCTGTACCGCTACATGAGCGCTCTGAACCTGATCGACACGCACTTCGCGGTCGTCATGGTCTACATCGCCGTCGGCGTGCCGCTGGCGACGTGGCTGCTGAAGGGGTTCATCGACGGTATCCCGCGCAGCCTCGACGAGGCGGCGCTGATCGACGGTTGCAACCGGTTCTCGGTCTTCTGGCGGATCATCCTGCCGCTGTCGGCGCCGGGAATCGCGTCGGCCTTCATCATCACCGTGATCGCGGGCTGGTCGCAGTTCCTCGTCCCCTACCTGTTGCTGACGCGGGACGACCTGATGCCGATTGCTGCCGGTATTTTCAACTTCGCGGGCACGCAGAACGCCTCGACAGTGCAGGTTCTCGCCGCAGCGTGCCTGATCTCTGTCCTTCCGGCGATCGTCGTGTTCCTGTCGCTTCAACGGCTCATCCTGGGTTCCATCATGAGTGGCGCCGTCAAGGGCTGA
- a CDS encoding carbohydrate ABC transporter permease — protein MTVQAHKVARLPWHERVGYRFAGQPLPWLLPVILILGFFYLYPVFDVFRFAATDVTLIGQDYEYTSRTIQQTITNNDLPFILWITLIFTAGSVIGQQLLGLIIAMVVIRAERRRLFGPTILRTTALVAWVVPGIAVGLIWQMLFSEAPFGGLNSLLRMFGISPVYWLSDPQMAMWSVIISNIWRGTAFSMVVMYAALKAIDPVLYEAAEVDGASGTQKFRFVTLPQLRAAILVNMILITIQTVNTFDAIIALTGGGPGRATEVISLYAFNIVFRNYDLAAGSVISVIMLMISLILSVIYALFLPKGDTT, from the coding sequence ATGACAGTCCAAGCCCACAAAGTCGCCCGCCTGCCCTGGCACGAGCGGGTCGGCTATCGCTTCGCCGGACAGCCGTTGCCCTGGCTGCTGCCGGTGATCCTGATCCTCGGGTTCTTCTACCTCTACCCGGTGTTCGACGTGTTCCGCTTCGCGGCGACGGACGTCACGCTCATCGGGCAGGATTACGAATACACCTCGCGCACGATCCAGCAGACGATCACGAACAATGACCTGCCCTTCATCCTGTGGATCACGCTGATCTTCACAGCCGGCAGCGTCATCGGGCAGCAGCTGCTCGGCCTCATCATCGCGATGGTCGTCATCCGCGCCGAGCGGCGGCGGCTGTTCGGCCCGACGATCCTGCGGACCACCGCGCTCGTCGCATGGGTGGTGCCGGGCATCGCGGTCGGGCTGATCTGGCAGATGCTGTTTTCCGAAGCCCCGTTCGGCGGGCTCAACAGCCTGCTGCGCATGTTCGGCATCTCGCCGGTCTACTGGCTGTCCGACCCGCAGATGGCGATGTGGTCGGTCATCATCTCCAACATCTGGCGCGGTACGGCTTTCTCGATGGTCGTGATGTATGCCGCGCTCAAGGCCATCGACCCCGTGCTCTACGAGGCGGCGGAGGTCGACGGTGCGAGCGGCACCCAGAAGTTCCGCTTCGTCACCCTGCCCCAGCTGCGGGCGGCGATCCTCGTCAACATGATCCTCATCACCATCCAGACGGTGAACACGTTCGACGCGATCATCGCGCTGACCGGCGGCGGTCCCGGCAGGGCGACGGAAGTCATCTCGCTCTATGCCTTCAACATCGTCTTCCGGAACTACGACCTCGCGGCGGGGAGCGTCATCTCGGTCATCATGCTGATGATCTCGCTGATCCTGTCAGTGATCTACGCGCTGTTCCTGCCGAAGGGGGACACCACATGA
- a CDS encoding ABC transporter ATP-binding protein → MADVNIRNVRKAYGGFEVIHGVDVEIEDGQFVVLVGPSGCGKSTLLRMIAGLEEITSGEVEIDGVVVNELPPKARDIAMVFQNYALYPHMTVTDNMGFALRLARATKDRIKSEVGKAAGVLGLGNLLERRPGALSGGQRQRVAMGRAIVRDPKVFLFDEPLSNLDAKLRVQMRSEIKDLHRRLGTTTIYVTHDQTEAMTMADKIVVLNGGRVEQIGSPLDLYWNPANLFVAGFIGSPHMNLLEGRYAEPYGAHTVGVRPEHVDVGTGSGGEGWQGKVAFAEHLGSDTFVYVDLDERTRVTARADGSALFESGQDVTLRPMQGFARLFDDDGSFLKAA, encoded by the coding sequence ATGGCCGACGTGAACATCCGCAACGTGCGGAAGGCCTACGGAGGATTCGAGGTCATTCACGGCGTCGACGTGGAGATCGAGGACGGCCAGTTCGTCGTTCTGGTCGGGCCGTCGGGATGCGGGAAATCGACGCTTTTGCGCATGATTGCTGGGCTTGAGGAGATCACTTCGGGGGAGGTGGAGATCGACGGCGTGGTGGTCAACGAACTGCCGCCCAAGGCCCGCGACATCGCGATGGTGTTCCAGAACTACGCGCTCTATCCGCACATGACGGTGACCGACAACATGGGATTCGCCCTGCGCCTGGCGCGCGCGACGAAGGACCGGATCAAGTCGGAGGTCGGCAAGGCGGCCGGCGTGCTCGGCCTCGGCAACCTCCTCGAACGGCGCCCCGGCGCACTGTCCGGCGGACAACGTCAGCGTGTGGCGATGGGCCGGGCGATCGTGCGCGATCCCAAGGTGTTCCTGTTCGATGAACCGCTGTCGAACCTCGATGCCAAGCTGCGCGTGCAGATGCGGTCCGAGATCAAGGACCTCCATCGCCGGCTCGGCACCACGACGATCTACGTCACCCACGACCAGACCGAGGCGATGACGATGGCCGACAAGATCGTCGTGCTGAACGGCGGCCGGGTGGAGCAGATCGGCAGCCCGCTCGACCTCTACTGGAACCCGGCGAATCTCTTCGTCGCGGGTTTCATCGGCTCGCCGCACATGAACCTCCTTGAGGGGCGCTACGCCGAACCCTACGGCGCGCACACGGTCGGCGTGCGGCCCGAGCATGTCGATGTCGGCACCGGCAGCGGCGGAGAGGGCTGGCAGGGCAAGGTCGCCTTCGCCGAGCATCTCGGCAGCGACACGTTCGTCTATGTCGATCTCGACGAGCGCACGCGGGTGACCGCCCGCGCCGACGGCAGCGCGCTGTTCGAAAGCGGGCAGGACGTCACGCTGCGCCCGATGCAGGGCTTCGCCCGGTTGTTCGATGACGACGGGTCGTTCCTGAAGGCGGCCTGA
- a CDS encoding extracellular solute-binding protein, whose amino-acid sequence MTRLAWLLAASTVLAHPAVAQNLVNGSLVGDRDAPNTLTLRLTSDGPGNNYPATAEGYNELYSDFIRNHPEWKIEMQLMSDNIGQEQARMLEQARAGRAPDCAAVDSFVLPQFISNGVLASFSPYFSDEEIDQLFPFIRDGITGEDGEIYAWWWNTDLRVLYRNETIVPEAPETWEELKEAAIASTEDGMEGLLFNGGRWEGTTFDWLANYWAQGGDLVDEEGKPIFGEGENREKFLTAVNYFKDLVDSGAAPRRVANIASYDDFVAAAAAGTSALFIGGNWQYSQLEDTLPAETFEQWTFSPIPGPTLEERSTGTGGWTFGSFSDDPEKVEMCANLVREVYMGPANALQQQLPTRADLYDQYEVFDTPANQTFAEALDDGRARPGAAIYPEISNQIQIMMGDVLTGSKTPEDALDDAYQAALDAYERL is encoded by the coding sequence ATGACACGATTGGCGTGGCTGCTCGCAGCCTCGACTGTACTTGCGCACCCTGCGGTTGCGCAGAACCTGGTGAACGGATCGCTCGTCGGCGATCGGGACGCCCCGAACACTCTTACGCTCCGGCTGACGTCCGACGGGCCGGGCAACAACTACCCCGCCACCGCGGAGGGCTATAACGAGCTCTATTCCGACTTCATCCGGAACCACCCGGAGTGGAAGATCGAGATGCAGCTGATGAGCGACAACATCGGCCAGGAACAGGCGCGGATGCTGGAGCAGGCCCGCGCCGGCCGCGCGCCCGACTGCGCGGCGGTCGACAGCTTCGTGCTGCCGCAGTTCATCAGCAACGGCGTTCTGGCGTCCTTCTCGCCCTATTTCAGCGACGAGGAAATCGACCAGCTGTTCCCGTTCATCCGGGACGGCATCACCGGCGAAGACGGGGAGATCTACGCCTGGTGGTGGAACACGGACCTGCGCGTCCTCTACCGCAACGAAACGATCGTGCCTGAAGCGCCCGAGACGTGGGAGGAGCTGAAGGAAGCGGCCATCGCCTCGACCGAGGACGGGATGGAAGGCCTGCTGTTCAACGGCGGCCGCTGGGAAGGCACGACCTTCGACTGGCTCGCCAACTACTGGGCGCAGGGCGGCGACCTCGTCGACGAAGAGGGCAAGCCGATCTTCGGTGAGGGCGAGAACCGCGAGAAGTTCCTGACGGCGGTCAACTACTTCAAGGACCTCGTCGACAGCGGCGCTGCGCCGCGCCGGGTGGCCAACATCGCCAGCTACGACGACTTCGTCGCGGCAGCGGCGGCGGGCACCTCCGCGCTCTTCATCGGCGGCAACTGGCAGTACTCGCAGCTCGAGGACACGCTGCCGGCGGAGACTTTCGAGCAGTGGACCTTCTCGCCGATTCCGGGGCCGACATTGGAGGAACGTTCCACCGGGACCGGCGGCTGGACCTTCGGCTCGTTCAGCGACGACCCCGAGAAGGTCGAGATGTGCGCCAACCTCGTTCGCGAGGTCTACATGGGCCCGGCGAACGCGCTACAGCAGCAGCTGCCGACCCGCGCCGACCTCTATGACCAGTACGAGGTGTTCGACACGCCGGCGAACCAGACCTTCGCCGAGGCGCTCGACGATGGCCGGGCCCGTCCGGGCGCGGCGATCTACCCCGAGATCAGCAACCAGATCCAGATCATGATGGGTGACGTGCTGACCGGGTCCAAGACGCCGGAAGACGCGCTCGACGACGCCTACCAGGCGGCGCTCGACGCCTACGAGCGGCTCTGA